The sequence below is a genomic window from Enterocloster clostridioformis.
CTGCGGTATGCTGTCCAAAAAGGAGGTGCATACCATGCAGACAATCAAAAAAGATTTAAACGGGAGGGATAACGAGGCGCTCTCACGCTACACCTTGATCGCGCCACTGCTTGATGAGAGCCTGGATCCCGCCAAACGCAGCCAGCTGCGGGAAGAAGCAGCCTCAAAGTCAGGCTTATCCGAGCGTACCATCTTCCGGTACCTTGCCGCCTATGAAGAAAAAGGCTTCGAGGGTCTCAAACCCGTCGTGCCGGCTCAGGCGGTTGTCTCCGGGAGGCTGCCGGATAATTACCGGAAGATTGTGGAGCAGGCAATCCAACTGAGGAAGGAAGTACCCAGGCGGAGCGTGGAGCAGATCATCTTCATCCTGGAGCAGGAGGGCTGGGCGGAGCCGGGCGTACTCAAGCGCCCTACCCTGCAGCGTCACCTTTATAAAGCCGGTTTCGGCACGAGACAGATGCAGACATACGCAAGCGCACGCGAAAGCTCGTCCAAACGTTTCTGCAAGCCCAACAGGATGATGATGCTGCAGGCTGATATCAAGTATGGGTGTAAGCTCCCCATAGGGAAAAACGGGGCGATGGTGCAGACATATCTGTCCTCCGCCATCGATGACCACTCCAGATACCTGGTCCATTCCCGGTTTTATGACAACCAGGAGGAAAGCATCGTGGAGGATACCTTCCGGAACGTCCTCTTGAAGGCCGGGGCTTGTGATGCCGTATACTTTGACAACGGTTCGCAGTATGTGGCAAAACAGCTGAAATTCTCCCTTGCCAGACTTGGGATTACGGTTCGGCACGCAAAAGTCCGCAGCGGAAAATCAAAGGGGAAAATAGAAAAATTCCATCAGGTGGTCGATGCTTTTCTCAGGGAGGCCCGGATCCATAAGGTCAAAACACTGGAAGAGCTTAACCGGCACTGGAAAAACTACCTGGAGGAATACTACCATAAGCAGCCGCACGAGGGCATCCGGGAGTATTATGAGAGCCTTGGCATGCCCGTCCCACCAGAAGGGATCACCCCTCTCCAGGAGTGGAACCGGGACTGCCGGCCTTTAAAGTTCCTGGATACATCCGTAGTGGCGGAAGCGTTCCTCCATCATGAAGAACGCCTTGTTGACAAGGGCGGCTGTATCAGCTTTCAGGGCCGCAAATATGAGACAAAACCGTCCCTTATCGGTTTCCGGGTGGAGATTTCCTATGACCCTGCTTCGCCGGAAACCATCACGATCCGCCATAAAGGGATTGAACCGTTTACCGCAAAGCCGCTCGAAATGAGGCCGTTTTGTGATAAAAAAGACCCCCTGCCGATTTCCATGCAGGAAACGGAGCCGGATAATTCCCGTATGCTGGAGGCGCTGGAAAAGAAGAGCGCAGCATCCAAAAAGCACATGGCAGATGCCATCTCTTTCGGACAGTACAGGAAGGATGGTGGCAGCAATGTATAAAGCTTTTTACGAAATGCAGCGTCTCCCTTTCGTGCGCGATATCCCGTCGGGGATGCTGTATGAGTCACCGGCGATGGCGGACACCCTTGGGCGCCTGTCTTATGTGGCAGACCGCCAGCTGTTCGCCGTGGTGACGGCGGATGCCGGGTGCGGCAAGTCAACGCTGGTGCGCCGTTTTGTGGAGACGCTCCCCAAAGAGGAATATATCTTCCTCTACCTGTCGGACTCCAAACTGACCCCAAGATGGTTCTACAAAGGCATGCTCGACCAGCTGGGCGTGGAATCAAAGTTCTACCGCGGCGATGCCAAGAGGCAGCTTCAGAAGGAGGTGGAGATCATCCGCGGCGTGCAGGGCAGGAAAGTCGTCTGCATCCTGGATGAAGCACACCTTCTGGAAAAAGAGACCATTGAGGAATTCCGCTTCCTGCTGAATTATAAATTCGATTCTATGAGCCCTATGGCACTCGTGCTCGTCGGGCAGACGGAGCTGTGGGATAAACTCCGGCTCCAGCGGTATGCGGCCGTCAGGCAGCGGATTGATTTAAGCTGCATCCTGCCCCATCTTGACCGTGCGCAGACGGAAAGATATATCCGTTCCCACCTTGCGTATGCCGGAGGCAGGCAGGATATCTTTACCGATAAGGCCATGGACGAGATCTTCCGCGAGTCCACGGGGATCCCAAGGCGCATCAACCGGATCTGTAACGGCTGTCTGATGTACGCCAGCCAGCAGGGAAAGCGTCTCACGGACGAACATCAGGTAAGGTTTGTCCTCGAACATGAGATGCTGGGAGGTGAGGCCTGATGGTTCAGAACAAAGAACATCGCCCGGCAGAGACCTTTGCTGACCGCATGCGCCAGTCCGGCGTATTGGATCTGCTGGAGGAATACATGGACATCCGGGACGAACTGGAGGAAGCCCTCAATTCCATAGAACTGCTCCATGGGGATATCAGGATCGCCATGGATGACATCAGCGGACAGCTTGAAGATCTTCAGGAGCATATGGATAACGTCAGCAGTAAACTGCGCAGGTTCAAATCGCCGCATGCAAAGCAGTATGAAGTTGTCAAAGATCAAGGGTAAGTAATAATCCGTATCTTGACAAAATAAGAAATCCCCCAGCACTTACCGGGGGAAGATCTGTTTTTTACTTTTTAAGTTTGCTGCGGCAATCATCAGGCAGATTGGAGGACCATGGGAGAAGCTCCAGCATTTCTTCCTTTGCCGGAAACGCACCGAGTTCTTTCATCTTTTCCATCACATATGTGAGATAGTTGTATGGCTTCAGTCCATTCAGAAGCGCAGTTTCTGTGATGCTGTACACAGTCGCACTGGCCTGTGCCCCGCGGATGCTTTTGGCAAACAGCCAGTTGCGTCTCCCTATGGCAAAATTTTTCAGTGCCCGCTCTGCAGCTAGATTGTCAATACTCAGATGGCCATCTTCCAGATACCTTTTCAGATAGGTTTCCTGGTTCAGCGTATACAGGACCGCCTCTCCGATCTTAGAAGATCTGTCCACAGCATCCTCCAGGGTATGAAGCCACTCGAAGAAAGCCTCTAAAAGCGGCTTTGCCTGCTTTTGACGCTCTTCATACCTTTCTTCCGGTGACTTGTCACGGATCATCTCTTCGATCTTATAGAACATCCCGATCCGTTCCATTGCCTGATATGCGGTTGTTTCCTTCAGCTGCTCTTTGGTAAAGTCCTTTTTCAAAACGGTCAGGGATTCATCAAATCTGCGCCTCGCATGGGCCATGCATCCTGTCACGGTGATCCTTTCCGGAAGGCTGTGGTATGCCCGGTATCCATCGCAGGTGAAATATCCCTGGTACTGATCCCCAAGGAATTCCACCGGATGATATCCCGCCCGGGTTCTTTCGTATTGGAAGAGGACCATCCGGGGTGAGCCGCTGTATTCATCAGTGAGATAGACCCACATCCAGTTCTGAGTGGAACCTTTCTGTTCCGGCTCATCGATCACCTGAACACGGGTTTCATCCCCATGAGCGTATCGGCTCCGGAGGAATTCTTCCTTCATCAGTTCATAAAGCGGCTGCAGATACCGGTCCGCACACTGGATGATCCAATTCGCCATGGTCTTTGTGGAAAGGTTCAGGTCGTAACGGGCGAATTCCCGTTCCTGACGCGCAAGGGGCATGCCGCCCACATACTTTGCGTTCATGATGCCTGCCGCCAGGGATGGTGTTGCCACACTGCCTTTGAGAAGGGAAGGCGCCTTTTCCGGACGTTTCATGGCCCCGCATTTTGGGCAGCTGTAAACATAGGTGACCTCCTCCGCCACTTCAAACCGTGCAGGGACAAACTTCAGGCGCTTCACCGTCTCTTTTGTCACGACTTTATATTTGGTATTGCAGTCCGGACAGTTTCGGTCCGCGCCGGTCAGCTTATACTCAATTACTTCCGTTGTCTCAAAGGCGGAAAGATCTTCCTC
It includes:
- a CDS encoding DDE-type integrase/transposase/recombinase — encoded protein: MQTIKKDLNGRDNEALSRYTLIAPLLDESLDPAKRSQLREEAASKSGLSERTIFRYLAAYEEKGFEGLKPVVPAQAVVSGRLPDNYRKIVEQAIQLRKEVPRRSVEQIIFILEQEGWAEPGVLKRPTLQRHLYKAGFGTRQMQTYASARESSSKRFCKPNRMMMLQADIKYGCKLPIGKNGAMVQTYLSSAIDDHSRYLVHSRFYDNQEESIVEDTFRNVLLKAGACDAVYFDNGSQYVAKQLKFSLARLGITVRHAKVRSGKSKGKIEKFHQVVDAFLREARIHKVKTLEELNRHWKNYLEEYYHKQPHEGIREYYESLGMPVPPEGITPLQEWNRDCRPLKFLDTSVVAEAFLHHEERLVDKGGCISFQGRKYETKPSLIGFRVEISYDPASPETITIRHKGIEPFTAKPLEMRPFCDKKDPLPISMQETEPDNSRMLEALEKKSAASKKHMADAISFGQYRKDGGSNV
- a CDS encoding ExeA family protein, which codes for MYKAFYEMQRLPFVRDIPSGMLYESPAMADTLGRLSYVADRQLFAVVTADAGCGKSTLVRRFVETLPKEEYIFLYLSDSKLTPRWFYKGMLDQLGVESKFYRGDAKRQLQKEVEIIRGVQGRKVVCILDEAHLLEKETIEEFRFLLNYKFDSMSPMALVLVGQTELWDKLRLQRYAAVRQRIDLSCILPHLDRAQTERYIRSHLAYAGGRQDIFTDKAMDEIFRESTGIPRRINRICNGCLMYASQQGKRLTDEHQVRFVLEHEMLGGEA
- the tnpC gene encoding IS66 family transposase; translated protein: MDPLFTEEQLNKMSREDIISLMKTMQEHYQKQETKIQILEEKTKELEFLNAMLSDRLTLAQRKQFGPSSEKYADGYTQLNLFNEAEQEAEPDAPEPEMEEIHPSSYKRKKRSGKKEEDLSAFETTEVIEYKLTGADRNCPDCNTKYKVVTKETVKRLKFVPARFEVAEEVTYVYSCPKCGAMKRPEKAPSLLKGSVATPSLAAGIMNAKYVGGMPLARQEREFARYDLNLSTKTMANWIIQCADRYLQPLYELMKEEFLRSRYAHGDETRVQVIDEPEQKGSTQNWMWVYLTDEYSGSPRMVLFQYERTRAGYHPVEFLGDQYQGYFTCDGYRAYHSLPERITVTGCMAHARRRFDESLTVLKKDFTKEQLKETTAYQAMERIGMFYKIEEMIRDKSPEERYEERQKQAKPLLEAFFEWLHTLEDAVDRSSKIGEAVLYTLNQETYLKRYLEDGHLSIDNLAAERALKNFAIGRRNWLFAKSIRGAQASATVYSITETALLNGLKPYNYLTYVMEKMKELGAFPAKEEMLELLPWSSNLPDDCRSKLKK